From the genome of Desulfuribacillus alkaliarsenatis, one region includes:
- a CDS encoding helix-turn-helix transcriptional regulator, with product MLHNRVKELRARFNMTQSDLGDLVDASRQTIGMIEKGDYSPSITLALKIAAAFGVKVDDVFYLE from the coding sequence ATGCTTCATAACCGAGTAAAAGAATTACGAGCTAGGTTCAATATGACACAAAGTGATTTAGGAGATTTAGTTGATGCCAGTAGACAGACAATTGGAATGATTGAAAAAGGTGACTACTCGCCATCTATTACATTAGCATTAAAAATTGCTGCTGCTTTTGGAGTAAAGGTTGACGACGTTTTTTATTTGGAATAA
- a CDS encoding small multi-drug export protein yields MNTLMQIWEYVLVFVMAAIPWVEIVLVIPLAIASGLNPYWVTLIAFIGNALPILIIIAAYEKWESWRAERKRRKELAEQESVDLQPAELQSTELQSTELQSTELQSTELQSTEAQDASEEQPSKRGKRGRKIWNKYGLPGFALLAPAVTGIHLAAVMALAFKSPKRPTAIWMTTSLALWSVTMGVVSYYGLGWLDWIR; encoded by the coding sequence ATGAACACACTAATGCAAATCTGGGAGTACGTTCTCGTATTCGTAATGGCAGCTATCCCTTGGGTTGAAATAGTATTAGTAATTCCCCTTGCCATTGCTAGTGGACTTAATCCATATTGGGTTACTTTAATCGCCTTTATAGGTAACGCACTACCCATTCTGATTATTATAGCTGCTTATGAAAAATGGGAATCTTGGCGGGCAGAACGTAAACGTAGAAAAGAACTGGCAGAACAAGAGTCTGTAGATTTACAGCCTGCAGAATTACAGTCCACAGAATTACAGTCCACAGAATTACAGTCCACAGAATTACAGTCCACAGAATTACAGTCTACAGAAGCTCAGGATGCTAGTGAGGAGCAGCCATCTAAGCGTGGAAAGCGCGGGCGTAAAATTTGGAATAAGTATGGTCTGCCTGGCTTTGCTCTATTAGCACCTGCAGTAACTGGTATACATTTAGCAGCCGTGATGGCACTAGCTTTTAAAAGTCCAAAGCGTCCTACTGCGATTTGGATGACTACGAGCCTTGCGCTCTGGTCTGTCACAATGGGAGTAGTATCTTATTACGGTTTAGGGTGGTTAGATTGGATCCGTTAG
- a CDS encoding sulfite exporter TauE/SafE family protein: MDDININILLFLILAGFIAAFIDSVVGGGGLISVPALLTTGLPPTVVLGTNKLASSMGTLMSMTSFFRSGKINVPLVAKLLPLTLVGSALGVYVVQMLPPEFLKPIILVLLILVTIYTVSKKDWGMASTFSVMTTKMAILVALAAFVIGFYDGFLGPGTGSFLIFVFLLMGFDFLQSAGNAKVLNFGSNISALVVFIYFDSVNFYYGIPMGLAMVVGAYFGSRLAISKGAAYVKILFIGITVTLIGKSIWDYINNFLWQ, encoded by the coding sequence ATGGATGATATAAATATTAATATATTGCTTTTTCTTATTCTAGCTGGTTTTATTGCCGCTTTTATCGATTCTGTAGTTGGTGGCGGGGGACTTATATCAGTTCCAGCTTTACTGACAACTGGCTTGCCCCCAACGGTTGTTCTAGGCACTAATAAGCTCGCGTCCAGTATGGGGACACTTATGAGCATGACTTCTTTCTTTCGGTCCGGTAAAATTAATGTACCTTTAGTTGCAAAGTTGCTGCCACTTACACTAGTCGGCTCTGCTCTAGGTGTATACGTCGTGCAAATGCTACCACCAGAGTTTCTAAAACCAATTATTCTCGTGTTATTAATTCTGGTAACTATCTATACAGTCAGTAAAAAAGACTGGGGTATGGCATCAACATTTAGTGTAATGACTACGAAGATGGCTATTTTAGTTGCTTTAGCAGCGTTTGTAATAGGTTTTTATGATGGGTTTTTAGGGCCTGGAACTGGTTCATTTTTAATCTTTGTATTTTTACTAATGGGATTTGATTTCCTGCAATCAGCGGGTAATGCCAAGGTGCTCAATTTTGGGAGTAATATTTCAGCATTAGTTGTCTTTATTTATTTTGACTCTGTTAATTTCTATTATGGTATCCCCATGGGCCTGGCAATGGTTGTTGGCGCTTACTTCGGTTCACGCCTAGCCATTAGTAAAGGCGCAGCTTATGTAAAAATCTTATTTATAGGAATTACCGTAACGCTTATAGGTAAAAGTATATGGGATTATATAAATAATTTTCTATGGCAATAG
- a CDS encoding GNAT family N-acetyltransferase, with protein MIDNGLQIREAKSKDFPQIWQLLEPVFKKGDSYPHPPDMTKEDAFHAWMEIPTATYIVIKNKEIIGTYYIKTNQIGLGSHVCNCGYVVGEAARGYGLGRIMCEHSKRQAKKLGYKAMQYNLVVSTNEVAVHLWKSCGFELIGTLPKAFNHLEKGFVDAHVMYLWLD; from the coding sequence ATGATAGATAATGGACTGCAAATCAGAGAAGCTAAATCAAAAGATTTTCCGCAAATATGGCAATTATTAGAGCCAGTTTTTAAAAAAGGGGATAGCTATCCACATCCTCCAGATATGACTAAAGAAGATGCTTTTCATGCGTGGATGGAGATTCCTACGGCGACTTATATTGTTATAAAAAATAAAGAAATTATTGGAACGTATTATATAAAAACAAATCAAATCGGCTTAGGTAGTCATGTATGTAACTGTGGGTATGTAGTCGGTGAAGCAGCAAGGGGTTACGGACTTGGGAGAATCATGTGTGAGCACTCAAAGAGGCAAGCGAAGAAGTTAGGATATAAAGCGATGCAGTATAACTTAGTTGTTAGTACAAATGAAGTTGCTGTACATCTTTGGAAGAGCTGCGGATTTGAACTCATTGGGACATTACCCAAAGCCTTTAACCATTTGGAAAAAGGCTTTGTAGATGCCCATGTAATGTATTTGTGGTTAGATTAG